The Fusobacterium simiae nucleotide sequence TAACATCAGTATCAGTCCTCCTAAATATTTTCAAGATATTTATAGATTATCATTTTATCAACTCCTAATGCTATTGGTTTTATTCTTAATTATTTAATTTTTCCTCTATAAAGTTAAGAATTTCATCTTTACCTTTATTTGTTAAAGATGAATGGAAGAATACATCTTCATTATCAAAAACAAGTCTAGTTTTAATTGCCTTTAATTGTTTAGCTCTCTCATTATTTGATAATTTATCTATCTTTGTAAATATAATTTTGTAATCCATATCATTGTATTCAAGCCATTCAAGCATTTCTATATCTTCATCACTAGGAACTCTTCTTATATCAAGTAAAACAAAAACTAATTTTTTTCTTTTACTTGCAATATACCTTTCCATAGTTTGTCCCCATTGTTTTTTCATTTCCTTAGGAACTTTTGCAAACCCATAGCCTGGTAAATCTACAATATAGAACTCATCATTTATTAAAAAATAGTTTATTAACTGTGTTCTACCGGGAGTTTTACTTGTTCTTGCTAATTTCAATCTTGATGTTAAACTATTTATTAAAGAAGATTTTCCCACATTAGACCTCCCAACAAAAGCAAATTCTGTTTTATCTAATTGTTCAGGATAATCTTTCTCATATACTGCTGATTTCACAAAGTCAGCTTTTCTTATCTTCATAATTAACCTCTAATATTATTTCACAAAAACTAATTTACTTACATCATCATAAGTTTTAGCAAAATGTATTTTCATTGTAGATTTTAATTCATCTGGAATTTCATCAGTATCCACTCTGTTATCTTCTGGTAGAATAACTTCCTTAATTCCTGCTCTATGTGCACCTATAACTTTTTCTCTAACTCCACCTATTGGTAAAACATCTCCTGTTATTGTAATTTCTCCTGTCATTGCTATATCTTGTCTAACTTTTTTATTAGTCAACACAGATACAATAGCAGTAGTTATAGTAATTCCAGCAGACGGACCATCTTTTGGAGTTGCCCCTTCTGGAAAATGTAAATGTATAGTTCTATCCTTAAAGAAATCTTTATCCTTTGGAGGATATTTCTTTAAGTTTGCTTTTACATAAGTCATAGCAACAGAAGCTGACTCTTTCATAACATTTCCAAGAGTTCCTGTTAATGTTACTTCTCCTTTTCCTGGTGTATCAACTCCTTGAACATCAAGAGTAACTCCACCAACAGCTGTCCAAGCTAATCCATTTACAACTCCTATTTTTCCAACTGCTTTTCTTGATTTTTCAGGTCTGAACTTAGCTTTTCCTAAATATTTTTCTAAATCACTAGCTTTTAAGTTAAATTTCTTTATATCTTTTTCCACTACTTCTCTTGCTAATTTTCTACAAATATTTATAATTTCTCTTTTTAAATTTCTA carries:
- the yihA gene encoding ribosome biogenesis GTP-binding protein YihA/YsxC, translated to MKIRKADFVKSAVYEKDYPEQLDKTEFAFVGRSNVGKSSLINSLTSRLKLARTSKTPGRTQLINYFLINDEFYIVDLPGYGFAKVPKEMKKQWGQTMERYIASKRKKLVFVLLDIRRVPSDEDIEMLEWLEYNDMDYKIIFTKIDKLSNNERAKQLKAIKTRLVFDNEDVFFHSSLTNKGKDEILNFIEEKLNN